A part of Bacteroidales bacterium genomic DNA contains:
- a CDS encoding 4Fe-4S binding protein, with the protein MIGFLNRLLTRRYALVSIKLSILLIFFTLIWIGFKGRVDHPGSMEHIRNTNLGSLVIWNLWWPMIIVLAVFLGRIWCMVCPVELITTLFSRIGFRKSRPKWFFTGWGITIFYILILVIGIEGFHIHHNPIAMSVYLVSIMAAALLIGLIYEKNTFCRSFCPVGNLLALYSRLSFLGWRVKNHEKCDHCSDKSCVQKDRIYAFTNKSCGVDLYPAHIDSNSDCILCGGCRQSCAHENPSKVNGRPNPGLTFIGFASDLFRLKPLRMAEAVFIFVVTGFVINEVLSEWTQGGFMASLAPERIMGEGIHHHEVLCNILGFGLICIIVPTILWLPSYLGARMLGLDLSLKKYFFHYSVAFIPLVAFTEVSNALLESVSHYIYYPHAIHDFSGVQTARLMSLGEILIHPVPHWLFFSMSLLVVGLLLVGFYYCIRVIYQTNQLLFGKDKRGYIFLLIPLLFGLITVLSILGV; encoded by the coding sequence ATGATTGGTTTTTTAAATCGGTTATTGACACGCAGATATGCACTGGTTAGCATTAAGCTATCCATACTTCTAATCTTTTTCACACTTATCTGGATAGGTTTTAAAGGCAGGGTGGATCATCCCGGTTCAATGGAACATATCAGGAATACCAATCTGGGAAGCCTGGTAATATGGAATCTTTGGTGGCCGATGATAATAGTCCTGGCTGTTTTTCTGGGCAGAATATGGTGCATGGTATGCCCTGTAGAATTAATAACAACGTTGTTCTCAAGAATTGGATTCAGAAAATCCCGGCCGAAATGGTTCTTTACCGGCTGGGGAATCACGATATTTTATATCCTGATACTTGTGATTGGAATTGAAGGGTTTCACATCCACCACAATCCCATCGCCATGTCAGTGTACCTGGTATCTATTATGGCAGCAGCATTATTGATCGGCCTCATCTATGAAAAGAATACTTTCTGCAGGAGTTTCTGTCCGGTTGGGAACCTGCTTGCCTTATATTCAAGGCTTTCCTTTCTGGGCTGGAGGGTTAAAAATCATGAAAAATGTGATCACTGTTCGGATAAATCCTGCGTACAGAAAGACAGAATTTATGCCTTCACAAATAAGAGTTGTGGTGTCGATCTCTATCCGGCCCATATTGATTCCAATTCGGATTGTATTTTATGCGGGGGATGCAGGCAATCCTGTGCCCATGAAAATCCTTCCAAAGTGAATGGCAGACCAAACCCCGGGCTGACTTTCATAGGTTTCGCATCAGATTTGTTCAGGCTGAAACCACTCCGGATGGCAGAAGCCGTCTTTATATTTGTAGTCACAGGCTTTGTAATCAATGAAGTGTTGTCGGAGTGGACCCAGGGAGGGTTTATGGCATCGCTGGCACCTGAAAGGATAATGGGTGAAGGGATTCACCATCATGAAGTGCTATGCAATATCCTTGGTTTTGGATTAATCTGCATCATTGTTCCGACCATCTTATGGCTTCCCTCCTACCTGGGAGCCCGGATGCTGGGGCTGGACCTTTCTTTAAAAAAGTATTTCTTTCACTATTCGGTCGCCTTTATTCCATTGGTAGCATTCACCGAAGTGAGCAATGCCCTGCTTGAATCAGTTTCCCATTATATCTATTATCCGCATGCCATTCACGATTTCAGTGGTGTACAAACAGCGAGGCTGATGTCTCTTGGGGAAATACTCATCCATCCTGTGCCTCATTGGCTTTTCTTTTCGATGAGTTTATTGGTGGTTGGATTATTACTGGTTGGTTTCTATTACTGTATCAGGGTAATCTATCAGACCAATCAGCTGCTTTTCGGGAAGGATAAAAGAGGATACATTTTCCTGCTTATCCCGCTCCTGTTTGGGCTTATTACCGTGCTTTCTATACTTGGAGTGTAA
- a CDS encoding beta-propeller fold lactonase family protein has protein sequence MRKLILPIFLLAFSLVNAQTRISAPAGSLYTQIDPKGLTVIPNGRILSPMGVSYQVAPHPYGLALSPDGTIAVTANSGIQPLAITIIRNLQSGNPDIQQVPPGTTTDKGVLASVFMGLAVSPDNKVVYVAGGQENKVFVFELASGQKLGFIDCSQKNDTMDFTHGYLGDMVLSSDGKRLYVADQIGFRLIVIDTETKTILSNVPVGRYPFGVALSPDEKTVYVANVGMYRYGLVKRKQQGAWKTGTIDFPAFAYGSEEAEKGILNDSIWIPGLGPLNSDASFSVWAVGVSDARNPAVLSKVKTGRLVGQMVEDFPAVGGASPNSIVANKDFVFVSNGNNDNITVLDLKAEKIIGHISLSLDPRIDKLRGIIPFGLAVSPGGDRVYVAESGLNAVAVIDAKALKLLGHIPVGWFPAKLKVTPDGKKLIVANAKGFGSGPNGGKDYKAGPEGTYIGSLMKGTVEILDIPEDEQLPQLSSQVLDNNFHFDPVPVSTSSTLNPIPGFPGQYDSPIRHIVFISKENRTYDEIFGQMEQGKGDPTIARYGMNASFTNKNKSLKVENATVMPNHLALAKAFGMGDNFYVDSDVSADGHRWLVNTYPNEWVEATTPANYGGNRDYRENSNAPGNLGINGAAGAIYPEDYNESGSMWDHLARHKVEYFNFGFSVMFEPADYKDTYKYGGIKQVANFPLPQSLFDRTSRVYPTYNTAIPDQFRVDMFMKEFSEKWGDGKSPLPSLLTVIIPNDHGAGERPEAGYPFRESYMADNDLAVGRIVEFLSHTEYWKEMLIVITEDDAQNGVDHIDAHRSVLMVISPYARKNYVSHVHYSFGSIFKTFWNLMGLPYLNQYDAGATDMADFFTSVPDFSPYKALPVDVRIFDPQKALDPFDEKFNWKELNQGPDIDNPEDMIRESKEQEEWRKEGREKKK, from the coding sequence ATGAGAAAACTGATACTCCCCATATTTTTATTGGCATTTTCCCTGGTAAATGCACAAACACGAATTTCTGCACCCGCGGGGAGTTTATATACTCAAATAGATCCCAAAGGTTTGACAGTTATCCCCAATGGCCGGATCCTTTCTCCAATGGGAGTTTCTTACCAGGTGGCACCCCATCCTTACGGACTGGCGCTCAGCCCTGATGGAACCATTGCTGTGACCGCTAACTCCGGTATTCAACCCCTGGCTATTACCATTATTCGAAATCTGCAATCAGGGAACCCGGATATTCAGCAAGTTCCGCCAGGGACAACTACGGATAAGGGAGTGCTGGCATCTGTCTTTATGGGATTGGCGGTTTCGCCGGATAATAAGGTGGTTTATGTAGCCGGTGGTCAGGAAAACAAGGTTTTCGTTTTTGAGCTGGCCAGTGGTCAGAAGCTAGGATTTATCGATTGCAGCCAGAAGAATGACACGATGGATTTTACCCACGGATACCTGGGTGACATGGTGCTGAGTTCCGATGGGAAAAGGCTATATGTAGCTGATCAGATTGGCTTCAGGCTGATTGTGATTGATACAGAAACTAAAACAATCCTGTCAAATGTTCCTGTTGGCAGATATCCTTTTGGAGTGGCCCTTTCTCCGGATGAAAAAACGGTCTATGTTGCCAATGTTGGCATGTACAGGTATGGACTGGTGAAAAGGAAGCAGCAGGGAGCCTGGAAAACAGGAACCATTGATTTCCCGGCTTTTGCTTATGGTTCTGAAGAAGCTGAAAAAGGAATTCTGAATGATAGTATCTGGATCCCGGGGCTGGGCCCTTTGAATTCAGATGCCTCCTTCTCAGTATGGGCTGTAGGTGTAAGTGATGCCAGGAATCCTGCAGTTTTATCAAAAGTTAAAACCGGCAGGCTTGTCGGCCAGATGGTAGAGGACTTTCCCGCTGTTGGGGGTGCCAGTCCTAACTCGATTGTGGCAAACAAGGATTTTGTATTTGTGAGTAATGGGAACAATGATAATATAACGGTGCTGGATCTTAAAGCTGAAAAGATCATAGGGCACATCTCCCTTTCACTGGACCCGAGGATTGACAAACTCAGGGGAATTATTCCCTTCGGACTTGCTGTTTCTCCGGGCGGAGACAGGGTGTATGTTGCAGAGTCAGGCCTGAATGCAGTGGCTGTAATAGATGCAAAAGCTCTTAAACTCCTCGGGCACATCCCTGTAGGTTGGTTTCCGGCTAAACTGAAAGTGACCCCCGATGGTAAGAAATTAATTGTGGCCAATGCCAAAGGCTTTGGAAGCGGCCCAAATGGTGGGAAAGATTACAAAGCAGGACCTGAAGGTACCTATATCGGTTCTTTAATGAAGGGAACCGTGGAAATACTTGATATTCCTGAAGATGAGCAGTTGCCTCAGTTAAGCAGCCAGGTATTGGATAATAATTTTCACTTCGATCCAGTGCCGGTTTCAACCAGTAGTACCCTGAATCCGATCCCTGGTTTTCCTGGTCAGTATGACTCTCCGATCAGGCATATTGTCTTTATTTCGAAAGAGAACCGCACATACGATGAAATCTTCGGACAAATGGAGCAGGGGAAAGGAGATCCGACAATCGCCAGGTATGGGATGAATGCCAGTTTTACCAATAAGAATAAGTCGCTGAAAGTTGAAAATGCGACGGTGATGCCTAATCACCTGGCCCTTGCAAAGGCTTTTGGGATGGGAGATAATTTTTACGTGGATTCTGATGTGTCAGCGGATGGTCACCGCTGGCTTGTCAATACTTATCCAAATGAATGGGTGGAAGCCACTACCCCTGCCAATTACGGTGGTAACCGCGACTATCGTGAAAATTCCAATGCTCCCGGTAACCTGGGTATCAATGGTGCTGCTGGAGCCATTTATCCTGAGGATTACAATGAATCCGGCTCAATGTGGGACCACCTGGCAAGGCATAAGGTTGAGTATTTTAATTTTGGATTTAGTGTGATGTTTGAACCTGCGGATTACAAGGATACCTACAAATATGGAGGCATTAAACAAGTGGCAAATTTTCCCCTGCCGCAAAGCTTGTTTGACAGGACATCCAGGGTTTATCCCACCTATAACACAGCTATTCCTGATCAATTCAGGGTAGATATGTTCATGAAAGAGTTCAGCGAGAAATGGGGAGATGGGAAAAGTCCTCTCCCTTCCTTGTTAACAGTAATCATTCCCAATGACCATGGGGCAGGGGAGAGACCTGAAGCCGGTTATCCCTTTCGTGAAAGTTATATGGCAGATAATGACCTTGCCGTTGGCCGTATCGTTGAGTTCCTTTCACATACGGAGTATTGGAAAGAGATGTTGATTGTGATTACGGAGGATGATGCACAGAATGGAGTGGACCATATTGATGCACATCGTTCCGTCCTCATGGTTATTTCGCCCTATGCCAGGAAAAATTACGTAAGTCATGTACATTATAGCTTCGGGAGCATTTTTAAGACCTTCTGGAACCTGATGGGGTTGCCTTATCTGAACCAGTATGATGCCGGTGCTACCGATATGGCTGATTTTTTTACCTCGGTCCCTGATTTTAGCCCCTACAAAGCTCTTCCCGTGGATGTAAGGATCTTTGACCCCCAGAAAGCCCTGGATCCATTTGATGAGAAATTCAACTGGAAAGAACTGAACCAGGGCCCTGATATTGACAATCCTGAAGACATGATCAGGGAAAGCAAGGAACAGGAGGAATGGCGAAAGGAAGGCAGGGAAAAGAAAAAGTAA
- a CDS encoding insulinase family protein, with protein sequence MILFDRFTLDNGLKVIVHQDTSTPLVAMNIIYNVGARDEDPERTGFAHLFEHLMFGGSAHIPKYDEPLERVGGENNAFTNNDITNYYLTLPKENLETAFWLESDRMFDLAFSEKSFDVQRSVVVEEFRQNYLNQPYGDAWMIMRPLTYEVHPYQWATIGKDPSHIENASMEEVKAFYSKYYNPCNAILVVAGNVNTTEVKELTIKWFGPIQKGELIHRNLPVEPRQTEARSLTVERNVPIDSIYKAWHMCGRLDQEFYATDLISDILSAGQSGRLYQALVKKQQLFSDLNAFITGDIDAGLFVITGKLMKGVSFETAETAIEAELEKMRTQEVEETELTKVKNRMESMVEFGEMRVLDKAMNLAYYELLGDADLINKIVDHYAKVTAAEIREQAATILTPGNCSTLYYKAI encoded by the coding sequence ATGATATTATTTGACAGGTTTACATTGGATAACGGGCTAAAGGTGATTGTCCACCAGGATACATCCACTCCTTTGGTTGCAATGAATATAATTTACAATGTGGGGGCGAGGGATGAAGACCCAGAGCGCACCGGTTTTGCTCATCTGTTTGAGCACCTGATGTTCGGGGGGTCGGCTCATATACCTAAATACGATGAACCCCTTGAGCGGGTTGGAGGAGAGAACAATGCTTTCACCAATAACGATATCACCAATTATTACCTGACCCTTCCGAAAGAGAACCTTGAAACGGCTTTCTGGCTGGAATCCGACAGGATGTTTGACCTTGCATTCTCTGAAAAGAGTTTCGATGTTCAGAGGAGTGTTGTTGTTGAGGAATTCCGGCAGAATTACCTGAATCAGCCTTATGGCGATGCATGGATGATCATGCGCCCCCTCACTTACGAGGTTCACCCCTATCAATGGGCAACCATTGGCAAAGACCCGTCCCATATTGAGAATGCCAGTATGGAAGAGGTTAAGGCTTTCTATTCAAAATATTACAATCCCTGTAATGCCATTCTTGTCGTTGCTGGAAATGTGAACACTACTGAAGTCAAGGAACTCACAATTAAATGGTTTGGGCCCATTCAGAAAGGAGAACTCATACACCGCAATTTACCCGTGGAGCCCCGACAAACAGAAGCCCGATCCTTGACAGTAGAAAGGAATGTTCCCATCGATTCCATTTACAAAGCCTGGCATATGTGCGGACGGCTTGATCAGGAATTTTATGCAACGGATCTGATTTCCGACATTTTATCTGCCGGGCAGTCGGGCAGGCTCTACCAGGCCCTGGTAAAGAAGCAACAGTTATTTAGTGATCTGAATGCCTTTATAACCGGTGATATTGATGCCGGTTTGTTTGTAATTACCGGCAAACTTATGAAGGGTGTGAGCTTTGAAACGGCCGAAACCGCTATTGAAGCAGAATTGGAAAAAATGAGGACTCAGGAGGTTGAGGAAACGGAACTTACAAAAGTGAAAAACAGGATGGAGTCAATGGTGGAATTCGGAGAAATGAGGGTACTGGACAAGGCTATGAACCTGGCGTATTATGAATTACTTGGAGATGCAGACCTGATCAACAAAATAGTGGATCATTATGCAAAAGTAACAGCAGCAGAAATCAGGGAGCAGGCTGCAACTATCCTGACTCCCGGGAATTGTTCCACACTCTATTATAAAGCTATATGA
- a CDS encoding insulinase family protein: MNRLIQPEIKQLNHFILDEPEIYTLENGIKVVQFNAGTQELVKIELVFEAGSWYQSRNFTALATNLMLREGTQKYSSRQISDLLDFYGAHLESTAEKDNAYITLYTLNKHLPNTLPILEDIVKNAAFADTEFQIFSAKQKQLLSVNMEKVNFVARTRFNSLIYGKSHAYGNFLSTEDIDLTTSADLREFHQKFYNPAHCTIVVAGKIHPDLKNQLEQSFGKIETGTTPAAGMMLAPQPESGLKHVIEKDGALQSAIRIGRILFNRSHPDYMGMRVLNTLLGGYFGSRLMTNLREDKGYTYGIGSAVVPLKHSGYFFISCEVGADVTHDAITQIETELEKLRTETIPAHELDLVKNYMIGNFLRGIDGPFALADTYRDIMEQGLDNRFHYQLLDLIRNISAEELKTLAIKYLDPTGMHQLIVGTE; the protein is encoded by the coding sequence ATGAACCGACTTATCCAACCTGAAATAAAACAACTTAACCATTTCATCCTGGATGAGCCGGAGATATATACCCTTGAAAACGGAATAAAAGTAGTTCAGTTTAATGCCGGAACACAGGAATTAGTAAAGATCGAACTCGTTTTCGAAGCCGGGAGCTGGTATCAGTCGAGGAACTTCACTGCCCTGGCTACCAACCTGATGCTGAGGGAAGGAACACAGAAATATTCATCCCGGCAGATCTCGGACTTACTCGATTTTTATGGCGCTCACCTGGAGAGCACTGCGGAAAAGGACAATGCGTATATCACATTGTACACGCTCAATAAACACCTTCCAAATACCCTTCCTATCCTGGAAGATATCGTTAAAAATGCCGCATTTGCTGATACTGAATTCCAGATTTTTTCCGCGAAACAAAAGCAACTGCTAAGCGTAAATATGGAGAAGGTGAACTTTGTTGCCCGGACAAGGTTCAACTCCCTGATTTATGGCAAATCGCATGCATATGGTAACTTCCTGAGTACTGAGGATATCGACCTCACCACTTCAGCAGATCTTCGGGAATTCCATCAAAAATTCTACAACCCTGCCCATTGCACGATTGTAGTTGCGGGCAAGATTCATCCTGATCTCAAAAATCAACTGGAACAGTCGTTTGGAAAGATAGAAACAGGTACAACCCCGGCTGCCGGAATGATGCTTGCTCCCCAACCGGAATCAGGGCTGAAACATGTCATCGAAAAAGACGGTGCTTTGCAATCAGCGATAAGGATCGGCAGAATTTTGTTTAATCGCTCCCATCCCGACTATATGGGAATGAGGGTACTCAACACCTTGCTGGGCGGATATTTTGGTTCAAGACTCATGACGAATCTCAGGGAGGATAAAGGATATACCTATGGCATTGGTTCTGCTGTAGTTCCTTTGAAGCATTCAGGATATTTTTTCATTTCCTGTGAAGTTGGCGCAGATGTGACCCATGACGCCATCACTCAAATTGAGACAGAACTTGAAAAGTTAAGAACAGAAACGATTCCGGCACATGAACTGGACCTGGTAAAAAACTATATGATCGGCAACTTCCTGAGAGGGATTGACGGGCCTTTTGCATTGGCAGACACCTACAGGGATATCATGGAACAAGGATTGGACAACCGCTTCCATTACCAGTTGCTTGACCTGATCCGCAATATTTCCGCAGAAGAGTTAAAAACACTTGCTATAAAATACCTGGACCCAACAGGAATGCATCAACTGATTGTCGGAACAGAATAA
- a CDS encoding gliding motility-associated C-terminal domain-containing protein, translating into MKLLKPIYLLLFFTLLFSSGKMSAQDYVCISTDPVTGQITLTWSFPNNTATVDYYFLQWSLTSGSWNNTDSVGFASPSAVTTYTVPGINGNNNRYYFRIYAQNTNTTGFEIWPSNIFLTVTEINKGIAKLSWNPDWLASTGTHHLQRLDNSLWRTIYSIPNNLAHASLSYNDTLSFPYCDTTEIKYRVSFEQAFGGCSSISNIDSGEFLDTYTPSNPSGDTVSIYRDPAGPYTGCPIIGWTKSPEKDIAGYIIYREDPVFIAIDTIPSDSTVFLDKAVKGCLKSYTYALAAIDSCGKTSYGTYVLAPHNMVLDSLSIDPCERKAYLRWNAYDNMPGGLGGYIVYRQINFGSFTAVGNIAPGITSFYDSTQFINGNDYTYYIQAFSQTGAGTSSSCMKKVTYHGPVIPDTLYITQVNIANNNVVEVGYYYSPPNRIRQMVLERSDDPLGPFSPVDTLGAATGFFLPQLFQLDDPTANVNQQSYYYRLAMIDSCNKTAMYSENVSRTIFLNITSPSTAYNLLEWNDYSTWYNGVEQYEVYRTLNGVPDPSSPLGLVTGMPYSFQDNLLSVSPTAQVCYYIRAVENPGNPVVSIAFSMSNLACVIREPLFIMPTAFNPEGTNYRFRPIQAFVDPDAFMMQIYNKWGQRIFETSDIDAGWNGMVKGILAPADVYVYYIKYRSLQGEDYEKRGTVVLIK; encoded by the coding sequence ATGAAGCTACTGAAACCCATATACCTGCTATTGTTTTTCACCCTGTTATTTTCTTCAGGGAAAATGAGTGCGCAGGATTATGTATGTATCTCGACAGATCCGGTAACAGGGCAGATCACCTTAACCTGGAGTTTCCCGAATAATACGGCTACAGTCGATTACTATTTCCTTCAGTGGAGCCTTACAAGCGGAAGCTGGAATAATACCGATTCCGTTGGGTTTGCCAGTCCATCGGCAGTAACAACATATACCGTTCCCGGCATCAATGGAAATAATAACCGATACTATTTCCGGATTTATGCGCAAAATACGAATACGACCGGTTTTGAAATCTGGCCTTCAAACATTTTCCTTACTGTAACAGAGATTAACAAAGGAATAGCAAAACTATCTTGGAATCCCGATTGGCTTGCATCTACCGGAACACACCATCTGCAACGACTTGATAATTCGCTTTGGAGAACCATTTACAGCATCCCCAATAATTTAGCTCATGCAAGTCTTTCCTATAATGACACTTTATCATTCCCCTATTGCGATACAACTGAAATCAAATACCGTGTCTCTTTTGAACAGGCATTCGGGGGCTGTTCTTCTATTTCAAACATTGATTCCGGAGAGTTTCTCGACACCTATACCCCCTCTAATCCTTCCGGAGACACTGTGAGCATTTACCGTGATCCTGCAGGGCCTTATACCGGTTGTCCAATCATCGGCTGGACAAAAAGTCCGGAGAAAGACATTGCCGGCTATATCATTTATAGGGAGGACCCTGTTTTTATTGCCATTGACACAATTCCTTCCGATTCAACTGTGTTTCTGGATAAGGCAGTGAAAGGCTGTCTGAAGTCTTACACCTATGCCCTTGCAGCCATTGACAGTTGCGGGAAAACAAGCTATGGCACCTATGTGCTTGCCCCACATAATATGGTTCTGGATTCCCTTTCCATTGACCCCTGCGAAAGAAAAGCCTATCTAAGGTGGAATGCTTACGATAATATGCCTGGCGGCCTGGGAGGGTATATCGTTTACCGTCAGATAAATTTTGGTAGTTTCACTGCAGTAGGGAACATTGCTCCTGGTATAACAAGCTTTTATGATTCTACACAATTCATCAACGGGAATGATTACACCTATTACATTCAGGCATTCAGCCAGACCGGAGCCGGGACTTCCTCCTCCTGTATGAAAAAAGTAACCTATCATGGCCCGGTCATACCGGATACCTTATACATCACCCAGGTGAATATTGCCAATAACAATGTTGTAGAAGTGGGATATTATTATTCTCCTCCCAACAGGATCAGGCAAATGGTCCTGGAGAGGTCTGATGATCCTTTGGGTCCATTTAGCCCCGTGGATACCCTGGGTGCAGCCACAGGCTTTTTCCTGCCTCAGCTATTCCAACTGGATGATCCCACAGCGAATGTAAATCAACAAAGCTATTATTACAGGCTCGCAATGATTGATAGCTGCAATAAAACTGCCATGTATTCGGAGAATGTTTCCCGCACTATTTTCCTGAATATTACGAGTCCTTCAACAGCCTACAATCTCCTTGAATGGAATGATTATTCCACCTGGTATAACGGGGTTGAGCAATACGAAGTTTACAGGACCCTGAATGGTGTTCCTGATCCATCTTCCCCGCTGGGCCTGGTGACGGGTATGCCTTACAGCTTCCAGGATAATTTACTGTCTGTATCCCCTACAGCCCAGGTTTGCTATTATATCCGTGCTGTTGAAAACCCCGGCAATCCGGTTGTATCCATTGCTTTTTCGATGTCGAACCTGGCATGTGTTATTCGGGAGCCCCTGTTTATCATGCCCACTGCATTCAATCCCGAAGGGACAAATTACAGGTTTCGGCCTATACAGGCATTTGTGGATCCGGATGCTTTCATGATGCAGATTTATAATAAATGGGGACAGAGAATTTTTGAGACTTCTGATATTGATGCCGGGTGGAATGGTATGGTGAAAGGCATTTTGGCCCCGGCAGATGTTTATGTATATTATATTAAATACAGATCATTACAAGGAGAAGACTACGAGAAAAGGGGGACAGTTGTTTTAATAAAGTAG
- the guaB gene encoding IMP dehydrogenase, with the protein MFTDDQKFAGEGLTYDDVLLVPAYSEVLPREVDTSSFFTRRIRLNIPIVSAAMDTVTGSTMAIAIAQEGGIGVMHKNMSIEEQGNEVYKVKRAENGMIIEPITLKEDALVEDAHKIMREFKIGGIPIINNHGILVGIVTNRDLRFERNALRPIAEIMTTNNLITTTEFTDFEKAADILQEHKIEKLPVVDKDYRLVGLITYKDIIKIKARPNACKDEHGRLRVAAAVGVTGDTLERVTELVRHSVDAVVIDTAHGHSKGVLEAALMVKRHFPDLELIIGNIATAEAALALAKAGADAVKVGIGPGSICTTRIIAGIGVPQLSAIYEVAKALKGSGIPVIADGGIRYTGDIVKALAAGAHSIMAGSLFAGVDESPGETIIYEGRKYKTYRGMGSIEAMQKGSKDRYFQDAEDDIKKLVPEGIVGRVPYKGTLSEVIHQMVGGLRAGMGYTGSSNIAELQKARFIKISSAGVTESHPHDITITSEAPNYSR; encoded by the coding sequence ATGTTCACTGATGATCAAAAATTTGCCGGCGAAGGACTGACTTACGATGACGTACTTTTGGTACCGGCATATTCTGAGGTTTTGCCACGGGAAGTTGACACCTCTTCGTTCTTTACCCGACGGATCCGGCTGAACATTCCGATTGTTTCGGCTGCTATGGATACGGTTACCGGGTCTACGATGGCAATCGCCATTGCCCAGGAAGGCGGGATTGGGGTGATGCACAAGAATATGAGCATCGAAGAGCAGGGTAACGAGGTATACAAGGTGAAACGTGCTGAAAATGGTATGATCATCGAACCTATTACCCTGAAAGAGGATGCACTGGTTGAAGATGCTCATAAGATTATGAGGGAATTCAAGATCGGGGGCATTCCCATTATCAATAACCATGGAATACTGGTAGGGATTGTCACCAACCGTGATCTTCGTTTCGAAAGGAATGCTTTGCGTCCTATTGCGGAGATCATGACCACCAATAACCTAATCACAACTACTGAATTCACGGATTTTGAAAAAGCTGCAGACATCCTGCAGGAGCATAAAATCGAGAAACTGCCTGTAGTGGATAAGGATTACCGGCTGGTTGGCCTTATCACCTACAAAGATATTATCAAGATCAAAGCCAGGCCCAACGCCTGTAAAGATGAGCATGGACGCCTAAGGGTTGCCGCTGCTGTGGGTGTAACCGGTGACACACTTGAACGTGTAACTGAATTGGTACGTCATTCGGTGGATGCTGTGGTGATTGATACCGCTCATGGCCACTCGAAAGGGGTTTTGGAAGCTGCCCTGATGGTAAAGAGGCATTTTCCTGACCTGGAGTTAATTATTGGAAATATAGCTACAGCAGAAGCCGCCCTGGCCCTTGCAAAAGCAGGAGCCGATGCAGTTAAAGTCGGAATTGGCCCGGGATCTATTTGCACCACACGTATAATTGCAGGGATAGGAGTTCCGCAGCTTTCAGCCATTTATGAAGTAGCAAAAGCATTAAAAGGAAGCGGGATACCGGTAATTGCCGACGGAGGAATCCGCTATACCGGCGATATCGTAAAAGCCCTGGCTGCAGGTGCACATTCCATTATGGCAGGATCACTCTTTGCCGGGGTGGATGAGTCACCCGGTGAAACCATCATTTACGAAGGACGAAAATACAAGACTTACAGGGGAATGGGGTCTATTGAAGCCATGCAAAAAGGTTCCAAAGACCGCTATTTCCAGGATGCGGAAGATGATATCAAGAAACTTGTTCCGGAAGGAATCGTTGGCAGGGTACCCTATAAAGGGACACTTTCAGAGGTAATTCACCAGATGGTCGGTGGATTGCGGGCAGGCATGGGCTATACCGGCTCTTCAAATATTGCAGAACTCCAGAAAGCCCGGTTCATAAAGATCTCAAGTGCAGGGGTCACTGAAAGCCATCCGCATGATATTACCATCACCAGTGAAGCACCCAATTACAGCAGGTAA